In a genomic window of Corynebacterium coyleae:
- a CDS encoding bifunctional methylenetetrahydrofolate dehydrogenase/methenyltetrahydrofolate cyclohydrolase, with product MTAIKLDGKLYREEIFADLRERVARLKEQGVNPGLATVLVGEDPASQNYVRMKHKDCEELGIASIQKHLPSETTQEELEAVIDELNRDDSVTGYIVQLPLPKHLDENRILELIDPDKDADGLHPVNLGKLVLNEPAPLPCTPNGSIKLLERFGVDLNGAIVCVIGRGVTVGRPISLMLTSRDVNATTVLCHTGTKDLAAETRRADVIIAAAGKPHMITADMIKEGAALLDVGVSRVDGKTVGDLHPDVWEKAGWVSPNPGGVGPMTRTFLVRNIVESAERQAGVNQQANQDA from the coding sequence GTGACTGCGATCAAACTGGACGGAAAACTCTACCGCGAGGAGATTTTCGCGGACCTGCGCGAGCGCGTAGCGCGACTGAAGGAACAGGGGGTGAACCCGGGGCTGGCGACGGTGCTTGTCGGCGAAGATCCCGCTAGCCAGAACTACGTGCGTATGAAGCACAAGGACTGCGAAGAGCTCGGCATTGCCTCGATTCAGAAGCATCTGCCTTCGGAGACCACCCAAGAGGAGCTCGAGGCGGTTATCGACGAGCTCAACCGCGACGATTCCGTCACCGGCTACATCGTCCAGTTGCCGCTGCCGAAGCACCTGGATGAGAACCGGATCCTGGAGTTGATCGACCCGGACAAGGACGCCGACGGCCTCCACCCGGTCAACCTGGGCAAACTCGTCCTCAACGAGCCGGCGCCGCTGCCGTGCACCCCGAATGGCTCCATCAAGCTACTCGAACGCTTCGGGGTGGACCTCAACGGTGCGATCGTGTGCGTCATCGGCCGCGGCGTGACCGTGGGGCGCCCGATCTCGCTGATGCTGACCTCTCGCGATGTCAACGCCACCACCGTGCTGTGCCACACCGGCACCAAGGATCTCGCCGCGGAGACTCGCCGCGCGGACGTGATCATCGCTGCCGCTGGCAAGCCGCACATGATCACCGCCGACATGATCAAGGAAGGCGCGGCGCTTCTCGACGTCGGCGTCTCCCGCGTCGATGGCAAAACCGTCGGCGACCTTCACCCCGACGTGTGGGAGAAGGCCGGTTGGGTCTCCCCGAACCCGGGCGGTGTCGGCCCGATGACGCGCACGTTCCTGGTGCGCAACATCGTCGAAAGCGCCGAGCGCCAAGCCGGCGTGAACCAGCAAGCAAACCAGGACGCGTAA
- a CDS encoding DUF3017 domain-containing protein has product MGSTRIQLPGTSLPPGLTLDNPHDRGNAPSRLPLWAQRTGVAVFVVGFVLSGIFAATEHWRRATFTLGAALLWLTLVRLTCDSKVIGLVAVRSKRFDATFTTALGATMMWLSWSVDALGS; this is encoded by the coding sequence GTGGGAAGCACCCGCATCCAGCTCCCCGGCACCTCGCTACCACCGGGGTTGACGCTGGATAACCCTCACGACCGCGGCAACGCCCCGTCACGCCTGCCATTGTGGGCGCAGCGCACCGGGGTTGCCGTGTTTGTCGTCGGGTTTGTGCTCTCTGGCATCTTCGCCGCCACCGAGCACTGGCGTCGCGCCACGTTCACCCTTGGCGCGGCCCTGCTGTGGCTCACGCTGGTGCGCTTGACCTGCGACTCCAAAGTAATCGGTCTGGTTGCGGTGCGTTCCAAGCGTTTCGACGCCACGTTCACCACCGCCCTCGGCGCCACCATGATGTGGCTGTCCTGGTCGGTGGACGCGCTGGGGTCTTAA
- a CDS encoding tRNA (cytidine(34)-2'-O)-methyltransferase, translating into MCVLHIIYDNPAIGGNAGAAIRLAANTGAQLHFVEPLGFNFDDKHLKRAGLDYHDLADVVIHPNIDVCFDALEGSRIFAFTAHTDHHYHEVQYQDGDALLFGNEANGIPEEHLAHPRITCQVRIPMLPSRRSMNLTNSASVAIYEAWRQLGFPGAL; encoded by the coding sequence TTGTGCGTGCTCCACATCATCTATGACAATCCGGCCATTGGCGGCAACGCTGGCGCGGCGATCCGCCTTGCGGCAAATACCGGCGCGCAGCTGCATTTCGTCGAGCCGCTCGGCTTCAATTTTGACGACAAACACCTCAAACGCGCAGGCCTGGACTACCACGATCTTGCAGACGTGGTCATCCACCCCAACATCGACGTCTGCTTCGACGCGTTGGAAGGCTCCCGCATTTTCGCGTTCACCGCGCACACCGACCACCACTACCACGAGGTGCAATACCAGGACGGCGACGCGTTGCTGTTCGGCAACGAGGCCAACGGCATCCCGGAGGAGCACCTCGCCCACCCGCGGATTACGTGTCAGGTGCGGATTCCGATGCTGCCGTCGCGGCGCAGTATGAACCTGACGAACTCGGCGTCAGTCGCCATCTACGAGGCCTGGCGCCAGCTCGGGTTCCCCGGCGCTTTGTGA